One Nitrospira sp. DNA window includes the following coding sequences:
- a CDS encoding Exopolyphosphatase produces the protein MPKLAVLDIGTNSIHMVLAEVQPDYSYKILDRFKDMTRLGDGVFTSRRLSDQAMMRGLEVIRNLVTLARNKGYERIEGVATSAVREARNGGEFLDHVAQQTGLTVRVITGAEEARLIFLGVQNSVALPELPTLVIDIGGGSVELIVGNRETVFHARSLKLGAIRLKDLYLTKTPPSKAMQQALEEAVTSQLKTALGPYKTRKVEQIIATSGMAGNLAEVIHLQRTGRPLPQLNLAKISAKEIAAVEKRLADAPLKTRLAIPGLDPKRVDTLLPAAVVLRILLDLLQKDEVTICDKAIREGIIYDFIQRHHEGIQAERDIPDVRKRNILALARRCHVSETHALHVAGLALRLFDQTKLLHGFGQRERQWLEFAAILHDIGYLINSRQHHKHAYYLIKHSDLSGFTADEIDLVANIARYHRRAVPNRKHDEFALLPEGTQRVVKVLSALLRIADGLDRSQFSVVQNVDVTIDKTVVMTLHLSGDAELEIWAARGRSDLFEKVFKRPVRFVAASQEDEAP, from the coding sequence ATGCCCAAGCTTGCCGTTCTCGACATCGGCACCAATTCCATCCATATGGTGTTGGCGGAGGTCCAGCCGGACTATTCCTATAAGATCCTCGACCGTTTCAAAGACATGACCCGCCTAGGCGACGGGGTCTTTACCTCCCGCCGCCTGTCCGACCAGGCCATGATGCGCGGCCTGGAGGTGATCCGGAACCTCGTCACGCTCGCCAGGAACAAAGGCTATGAGCGGATCGAGGGCGTGGCGACCAGCGCGGTGCGCGAGGCGCGCAACGGCGGCGAGTTCCTCGACCATGTCGCGCAGCAAACCGGCCTGACCGTGCGGGTCATCACCGGCGCGGAAGAAGCACGCCTGATCTTTCTCGGCGTCCAGAACAGCGTCGCCTTGCCGGAACTGCCGACGCTCGTGATCGACATCGGGGGCGGTTCGGTCGAGCTGATCGTCGGCAATCGGGAGACGGTCTTCCATGCCCGCAGCCTCAAGCTGGGGGCGATTCGGCTGAAGGATCTCTATCTGACGAAAACGCCCCCCTCCAAAGCGATGCAGCAGGCATTGGAAGAGGCCGTCACCAGCCAGCTCAAGACGGCGCTCGGTCCCTATAAGACCAGGAAGGTGGAGCAGATCATCGCCACGTCCGGGATGGCCGGCAACCTGGCGGAAGTGATCCATCTGCAACGCACGGGACGTCCGTTGCCGCAGCTGAACCTGGCGAAGATTTCCGCGAAGGAAATCGCCGCGGTCGAAAAACGTCTGGCCGACGCCCCGCTCAAAACACGCCTGGCCATTCCCGGCCTCGATCCCAAACGGGTGGACACCTTGCTTCCCGCCGCCGTGGTGCTTCGAATCCTGCTGGATCTGTTGCAGAAGGATGAGGTCACGATTTGCGACAAGGCCATCAGGGAAGGCATCATCTACGACTTTATCCAGCGGCACCATGAGGGGATTCAGGCGGAACGGGACATTCCCGACGTCCGCAAACGCAACATCCTCGCCCTGGCCCGCCGTTGCCACGTTTCCGAGACCCATGCACTCCACGTCGCCGGGCTTGCGTTGCGCCTCTTCGACCAAACCAAACTCCTGCATGGATTCGGGCAGCGGGAGCGGCAATGGTTGGAGTTCGCGGCGATCCTGCACGACATCGGCTACCTGATCAATTCGCGGCAACATCACAAACATGCCTACTACCTGATCAAGCACAGTGATCTATCGGGATTCACCGCCGACGAAATCGACCTGGTGGCGAATATCGCACGTTATCACCGCCGGGCCGTGCCCAATCGTAAACACGACGAGTTTGCGCTGTTGCCCGAGGGGACGCAGCGAGTCGTCAAGGTGTTGTCCGCCCTGCTCCGCATCGCCGACGGCCTGGACCGCAGCCAGTTCTCGGTGGTGCAGAACGTCGATGTCACGATCGACAAGACCGTGGTCATGACCCTGCACCTGTCCGGTGATGCCGAACTGGAAATTTGGGCCGCCAGGGGACGCAGCGATCTGTTCGAGAAGGTCTTCAAGCGGCCGGTCCGGTTCGTGGCGGCATCCCAAGAGGACGAGGCCCCATGA
- a CDS encoding Phosphohistidine phosphatase SixA — protein MDCIFFRHGIAVERGEWDGQEQDRPLTDKGIKRTGQSGRGLRKLSIAPTHLLTSPLLRARQTADILHGLLRPRPAVHISDELSPGTAPEKLFSLLDTLPPDSVVICIGHEPHLSIAAAILLTGKPGAWLSLKKAGACLIRLEEAARPAKGLLEWWLTAAQLRALA, from the coding sequence GTGGACTGCATCTTTTTTCGACATGGCATCGCGGTCGAACGGGGGGAATGGGACGGGCAGGAGCAGGACCGCCCGCTGACGGACAAGGGCATCAAACGTACCGGCCAATCCGGCAGGGGATTACGCAAGCTTTCCATCGCCCCGACCCATCTCTTGACCAGCCCCCTGCTGCGCGCGCGCCAAACGGCCGACATCCTTCACGGCCTCCTCCGCCCAAGGCCTGCCGTTCACATCAGCGACGAACTGTCCCCTGGGACTGCACCAGAGAAACTCTTTTCGTTGCTCGACACCCTGCCGCCGGACTCCGTCGTGATCTGCATCGGCCATGAACCCCACCTGAGCATAGCCGCGGCCATCCTGCTCACGGGAAAACCGGGCGCCTGGCTCTCGTTGAAGAAGGCCGGAGCCTGCCTTATCCGTCTCGAAGAGGCCGCGCGACCGGCGAAGGGCCTCCTCGAATGGTGGCTCACGGCGGCGCAATTGCGCGCCCTCGCGTGA
- a CDS encoding Thymidylate kinase, which produces MTDQSPVPSGAHPYPGKLIIVEGIDGSGKSTQLLLLQKWLESQGHKVFFTEWNSSNLVRDTTKRGKKSKSLTPTTFSLLHATDFASRLYHEILPPLKAGMLVLADRYMYTAFARDVVRGVSPSWVRKLYSFAIRPDLAFYFNVPIDVAMARLLGGTRAQLKYYEAGMDLGLSQDINESFLLFQSRILTEYDKIVHEFGLTVMDATKDITAQQTDMRAMVSAALAQYKLRRGTHGRRTLFWRRFDVPKSE; this is translated from the coding sequence ATGACCGACCAATCTCCTGTCCCGTCCGGCGCCCATCCCTATCCCGGAAAACTCATCATCGTCGAAGGCATCGACGGGTCCGGTAAGAGCACGCAACTCCTGCTCTTGCAAAAGTGGCTCGAATCCCAGGGGCACAAGGTCTTTTTCACCGAATGGAACTCCTCGAACCTCGTCCGTGACACGACGAAGCGGGGCAAGAAGAGCAAGAGCCTGACGCCGACCACCTTCAGCCTCCTGCATGCGACCGACTTTGCCAGCCGCCTGTACCATGAGATTCTCCCGCCGCTGAAAGCCGGCATGCTCGTCCTGGCCGATCGCTACATGTACACGGCCTTTGCGCGTGACGTGGTGCGGGGGGTCTCGCCCTCCTGGGTGCGCAAGCTTTACAGTTTTGCGATCAGGCCGGACCTGGCGTTTTATTTCAACGTACCCATCGATGTCGCCATGGCCCGCCTGCTCGGCGGCACCCGCGCGCAATTGAAGTATTACGAAGCAGGCATGGATTTGGGGTTGAGCCAGGACATCAATGAAAGTTTTCTGCTGTTCCAGTCGCGCATTTTGACCGAGTACGACAAGATCGTGCATGAATTCGGGCTGACCGTCATGGATGCGACGAAGGACATCACGGCGCAACAGACGGACATGCGGGCGATGGTGAGCGCCGCCCTTGCGCAGTACAAACTACGAAGAGGAACCCATGGCCGGCGGACGTTATTTTGGCGACGGTTTGACGTACCTAAATCCGAGTGA
- a CDS encoding Thymidylate kinase — translation MTYLNPSDLKGKLIAIEGADGVGRSTHIESLQEWLEVQGYGVVTTGWTRSNLMSKAIEMAKQGNILDRWSFSLLYATDFADRLEHQIIPALRSGFIVLADRYIYTAFARDLVRSGDRQWIRDVFGFALIPDLVCYLRIDVETLALRVIESKGMNYWESGMDLRLGGDLYDSFKKYQGLLIEEFDKMAEEFSFRVIDARKPPEEIQDELRATIQPLLSDAPAPLSSRIGTTETPAV, via the coding sequence TTGACGTACCTAAATCCGAGTGACCTGAAGGGCAAACTGATCGCGATCGAGGGGGCCGACGGGGTCGGGCGCTCGACCCATATCGAATCTCTGCAGGAGTGGCTGGAGGTGCAGGGGTACGGAGTCGTCACCACCGGATGGACGAGATCGAACCTCATGTCGAAGGCCATTGAAATGGCCAAACAGGGCAACATTCTCGACCGCTGGTCGTTCAGTTTGCTGTATGCCACGGACTTCGCCGACCGGTTGGAACACCAGATCATTCCGGCGCTGCGCTCGGGCTTCATCGTGCTGGCAGACCGGTACATCTACACCGCGTTCGCCCGGGATCTCGTGCGCAGCGGGGACCGGCAATGGATCAGGGATGTGTTCGGCTTTGCGCTGATTCCCGACCTGGTCTGTTACCTGCGCATCGATGTCGAGACGTTGGCGTTGCGGGTGATCGAGAGCAAGGGCATGAATTATTGGGAATCGGGGATGGACCTGCGGCTCGGCGGGGATCTGTACGACAGCTTCAAGAAGTACCAGGGCCTGTTGATCGAAGAGTTCGACAAGATGGCCGAAGAGTTCAGTTTCCGGGTGATCGACGCGCGGAAGCCTCCCGAAGAGATCCAGGACGAACTGCGAGCCACCATTCAGCCGCTGCTGTCCGACGCCCCCGCCCCTCTCTCGTCGAGGATCGGAACCACCGAAACTCCCGCCGTCTGA